One window of Campylobacter sp. MIT 99-7217 genomic DNA carries:
- a CDS encoding iron-containing alcohol dehydrogenase family protein, with product MQNFDDITRATPNLYLSDKDSLKNLDELLSSFKNPIIITGEKSYEAFLAHKQSSLKALRYDKTASEENINALAKEAKEADLIVGIGGGKVLDTAKGVAESLNAELITIPTILGTCAATTPIAAVYTPKHEFKKVGYYKRTPFACVADLNLLIHSPKKYLLGGIGDTLAKFYEAYSIIKLAKKPLEANVELGLAASKITKDILLKDTQKALKDFDEKQISPEFKRISDTILNISAAVGCFACKMGRSSGAHAIHNALSMFESTHKIEHGVKVAYGLLVQLAVFKEFDELERLRKFCKENGFIYSFKALNIQENKNEAILKIAHYASSKDESFIYAKPDISPKEIIEAINFVEDLGE from the coding sequence ATGCAAAATTTTGATGACATAACAAGAGCAACGCCAAATTTATATTTAAGCGATAAGGACAGCCTAAAAAATCTTGATGAGCTTTTAAGCTCTTTTAAAAATCCTATCATCATCACAGGCGAAAAGTCTTACGAAGCCTTTTTAGCCCACAAACAAAGCTCTTTAAAGGCCTTAAGATATGACAAAACAGCAAGTGAGGAAAATATAAACGCCCTTGCCAAAGAAGCAAAAGAAGCTGATCTTATCGTAGGCATAGGCGGTGGCAAGGTGCTTGATACGGCTAAAGGCGTGGCTGAGAGCTTAAATGCTGAGCTTATCACTATACCTACTATACTTGGAACTTGTGCGGCTACTACGCCTATAGCTGCTGTTTATACGCCAAAGCACGAGTTTAAAAAGGTGGGTTATTATAAAAGAACGCCTTTTGCTTGCGTGGCGGATTTAAATTTACTCATTCATTCGCCTAAAAAATACCTACTTGGAGGCATAGGCGATACCTTGGCTAAATTTTACGAGGCGTATTCTATCATAAAGCTTGCCAAAAAGCCCTTAGAAGCAAATGTTGAGCTTGGTTTAGCAGCAAGTAAGATCACTAAGGATATCTTACTTAAGGACACACAAAAAGCCCTAAAAGACTTTGATGAAAAACAAATTAGCCCTGAGTTTAAACGCATAAGCGACACTATACTGAATATCTCAGCTGCTGTGGGGTGTTTTGCGTGTAAAATGGGGCGTTCAAGTGGCGCACACGCTATACATAATGCCTTGTCTATGTTTGAAAGCACTCATAAGATAGAACATGGGGTCAAAGTAGCTTATGGCTTACTCGTGCAACTTGCGGTGTTTAAAGAATTTGACGAGCTTGAAAGATTAAGAAAATTTTGCAAAGAAAATGGCTTTATTTATTCGTTTAAAGCACTTAACATACAAGAAAACAAAAACGAGGCTATCTTAAAAATAGCACATTATGCTAGCTCTAAAGACGAAAGCTTTATTTACGCAAAGCCTGATATAAGCCCTAAAGAAATCATAGAGGCTATAAATTTCGTGGAGGATTTGGGTGAGTAA
- the dapE gene encoding succinyl-diaminopimelate desuccinylase: MYVEKLFLELLKFRSITPKDDGALNYIALELSDFEAIFIDKENVKNLILTKKFNENGEHLAFGGHVDVVPAGQGWDSEPFKPVKKDGFIYARGAQDMKSGLAAFLAAAKEAKFQGSRLSLIITSDEEGEARYGTLEALKYLAEKQMLPDYAIVAEPTCVHEFADTIKIGRRGSINATLKIKGKQGHVAYPEKCINPIHDFAPILSQLAGYEFDHCADFSPSKLIFTDIRGGMQVCNVTPNELTLMFNVRNSPQTKLQDVQDLVEKLCKGLDYELELRQSSKPFLTDKNSKIVQKLMQSIAKITSKTPELNTKGGTSDARFFAEFGVSVAEFGVCNDTIHAVNERVSLDEVQGLYEVFKDFIENF, from the coding sequence ATGTATGTAGAAAAGCTTTTTTTAGAACTCTTGAAATTTAGATCAATTACCCCAAAAGATGATGGCGCACTTAATTATATAGCCCTAGAACTAAGTGATTTTGAAGCAATTTTCATCGATAAAGAAAATGTAAAAAATCTCATCTTAACAAAAAAATTTAACGAAAATGGCGAGCATTTAGCCTTTGGAGGTCATGTTGATGTTGTTCCTGCAGGGCAGGGCTGGGATAGCGAGCCTTTTAAGCCTGTAAAAAAAGATGGCTTTATTTATGCAAGAGGTGCGCAAGATATGAAAAGCGGTCTAGCAGCCTTTCTTGCTGCTGCTAAGGAGGCTAAATTTCAAGGCTCAAGGCTAAGTCTTATCATAACGAGTGATGAGGAGGGCGAGGCAAGATATGGCACTTTGGAAGCTTTAAAATACCTAGCAGAAAAACAAATGCTTCCTGATTATGCTATAGTGGCTGAGCCTACTTGCGTTCATGAGTTTGCAGATACTATCAAGATAGGGCGTAGAGGTTCTATCAACGCTACGCTAAAGATCAAAGGCAAGCAAGGGCATGTGGCTTACCCTGAAAAATGTATCAATCCCATTCATGACTTTGCTCCCATTTTAAGCCAGCTTGCAGGATATGAGTTTGATCATTGTGCTGATTTTAGTCCCTCAAAGCTGATTTTTACAGATATAAGAGGGGGAATGCAAGTGTGCAATGTAACCCCAAACGAGCTTACGCTAATGTTTAATGTAAGAAACTCCCCACAAACAAAGCTTCAAGATGTGCAAGATCTTGTTGAAAAACTTTGTAAGGGGCTAGATTACGAGCTTGAGCTAAGGCAAAGTTCAAAGCCTTTTTTGACGGATAAAAATTCTAAGATCGTGCAAAAGCTTATGCAAAGTATCGCAAAAATCACTTCCAAAACACCAGAGCTTAACACCAAAGGCGGCACGAGCGATGCGAGGTTTTTTGCTGAATTTGGCGTGAGCGTGGCTGAATTTGGCGTTTGTAATGACACTATCCACGCTGTAAATGAAAGGGTTAGCCTTGATGAAGTGCAAGGACTTTACGAGGTTTTTAAGGATTTTATAGAAAATTTTTAA
- a CDS encoding LysE family transporter yields MLESFINGAVLGFGVSVPFGPINVLILLYALKSFKNGFSLGLGAMSVDFLYLLLLNLGALAFLQNEFVQKAFAIFGFCFLSFLAFLMIKNKPKELNFNQEQRLESAYKSYAKGFTLNMANPYVIGFWLSTTLLMSKNSYPVLMFVGVVLAILTWIFTLSFFVSKFRHFITAKILFLINIVSALIIEYFAIFLLYKTFIG; encoded by the coding sequence GTGCTTGAGTCTTTTATAAATGGTGCTGTTTTAGGCTTTGGTGTGAGCGTGCCTTTTGGTCCTATAAATGTTTTGATCTTGCTTTATGCTCTAAAGTCCTTTAAAAATGGCTTTAGTTTGGGGCTTGGGGCTATGAGTGTAGATTTTTTATATCTTTTGCTTTTAAATTTAGGTGCTTTAGCTTTTTTGCAAAATGAGTTTGTGCAAAAGGCTTTTGCGATATTTGGTTTTTGTTTCTTGAGCTTTTTAGCCTTTTTGATGATCAAAAACAAGCCCAAAGAGTTAAATTTCAACCAAGAACAAAGGCTTGAAAGTGCGTATAAAAGCTATGCAAAAGGCTTTACTCTAAATATGGCAAATCCCTATGTCATAGGCTTTTGGCTAAGTACTACCTTGCTGATGAGTAAAAACTCTTATCCTGTGCTTATGTTTGTGGGCGTGGTGCTTGCTATCTTGACATGGATTTTTACACTTTCTTTTTTTGTGAGTAAATTTAGGCACTTCATCACAGCAAAAATTCTTTTCCTTATCAATATCGTTTCAGCACTTATTATAGAGTATTTTGCTATATTTTTACTTTATAAAACTTTTATAGGATAA
- a CDS encoding type II toxin-antitoxin system YafQ family toxin — translation MALKIEREKNFIKNFNKIRLNDTEFQRFISYISLLSEGKELPKEARDHQLLGEYAKYREFHIASDMLVIYKIENEILYLVRIGTHAQLFK, via the coding sequence ATGGCATTAAAGATAGAGCGAGAGAAAAATTTTATTAAGAATTTTAATAAAATAAGACTCAATGACACAGAATTTCAAAGATTTATAAGCTACATATCCTTGCTTAGCGAGGGTAAAGAGCTACCAAAAGAAGCAAGGGATCATCAGTTATTAGGCGAATACGCAAAATATAGAGAATTTCATATAGCAAGCGATATGCTGGTGATTTATAAAATAGAAAATGAAATACTATATCTAGTAAGGATAGGCACTCACGCCCAGCTTTTTAAATAA